A stretch of Clostridium sp. BJN0001 DNA encodes these proteins:
- a CDS encoding L-lactate dehydrogenase produces the protein MNKNKLVVIGVGHVGSYVLADAMKIGLFAEIGVIDSLNNVAYGEALDQAQATALTYMNNINVTSGGYEQCKDADVIIVAAGPSMIPDPNDPTGEPDRTLLTKTNCEVIREVMTGITKYTKDAVIIFITNPLDTMVYIAENEFGYPKGRVFGTGTMLDSARLRKLVADVYDIDPKSVTGYMMGEHGSTAFPVLSHVNVSGVPLKDLDKYLKSSKDINDPYTVKKEVVSAAYKVFNGKGWTNAGVAQSAVTMAKAVLLDERSVYPASTTLHGQYGHDGDVALSMPCVIGREGVLKQIPVELNEWETKKLQESIKFIKATMHDAKTGPEFLK, from the coding sequence ATGAATAAAAATAAACTAGTTGTTATTGGAGTTGGACATGTTGGTTCATATGTTTTAGCGGATGCAATGAAAATTGGATTGTTTGCTGAAATAGGGGTTATTGATAGTTTAAACAATGTAGCTTATGGTGAAGCTTTAGATCAAGCTCAAGCTACAGCGTTAACATACATGAACAACATAAATGTTACAAGTGGTGGCTATGAGCAGTGTAAGGATGCAGATGTAATAATCGTTGCAGCAGGACCTAGTATGATACCAGATCCTAATGATCCTACGGGAGAACCAGATCGTACACTACTTACTAAGACAAATTGTGAAGTTATTCGTGAGGTTATGACAGGAATTACTAAGTATACAAAAGATGCAGTTATAATTTTTATTACAAATCCATTAGATACTATGGTTTACATTGCTGAAAATGAATTTGGATATCCAAAGGGACGTGTATTTGGAACAGGAACAATGCTTGATTCTGCACGTTTACGTAAATTAGTTGCAGATGTATATGACATTGATCCAAAATCAGTTACAGGTTATATGATGGGAGAACACGGAAGCACAGCATTCCCTGTACTTAGTCATGTTAATGTTTCAGGTGTTCCACTTAAGGATTTAGATAAATATCTTAAATCATCTAAAGATATTAATGATCCTTATACAGTAAAAAAAGAAGTAGTAAGCGCTGCATATAAAGTGTTTAATGGTAAAGGATGGACTAATGCAGGTGTTGCTCAATCTGCAGTCACTATGGCTAAAGCAGTTTTATTAGATGAAAGAAGTGTTTATCCTGCATCTACAACTCTTCATGGTCAATATGGTCATGATGGTGATGTAGCTTTAAGTATGCCATGTGTAATTGGACGAGAAGGTGTTTTAAAACAAATACCTGTTGAGTTAAATGAATGGGAAACTAAAAAACTTCAGGAATCTATTAAATTTATTAAGGCTACTATGCATGATGCTAAAACTGGTCCTGAATTTTTAAAATAG
- a CDS encoding S8 family peptidase, with translation MSNNDLYYNPLSENFLIEYRGNFKEEIDKIDYAVGDVINETLGVVAMFPVDRERLLRDVPSIIYIDYRIMAVLQDISPSYVDNINNIKINPYLNLNGKDVTVGIVDTGIDYLNEEFINEDNTSRILKIWDQSYEDETTEKIPNKPYIGTVYSNEQINEAIKAKENNEDPYKIVPSKDERDHGTKVAGIIGALGKTNYFQGIANRCNFVVVKLFESTNFKRSLEQNQVYNVAVYNISEIIAGLEFIKQEFFKLKSKAMVIYIGVGATTGGHDGGSLVSRYVNSLGMTRGLCLVSGVGNEGDSQGHVVGYIKSSKDYSVEELKVPREVKSLKINIWLQKPNKASINIISPTDESSKIIKPKINKVQNYKFVFTGTEFTVSYRTPDHFTGHDVIQVDFRDLKSGIWKIMLIGEYILNGRYDIWLPPHNVLPKDLIFLSSTSESTITIPSTASNVISVGYFGSENTIVSSSGKGFNTNVNTNAIGITPYISTIGENILTTKSSGQLSLLSGGSAASAIIAGACALLLQWGIVEGNDPTMYSKKIISYLMYGATRNDIYKYPNKEMGYGEFNLLGVFNIIAKLYRTRGIDSIVKSNVLDNELEYDEYFINNLFIRSPKRFIGGFVCKKNL, from the coding sequence ATGTCGAATAATGATTTATATTATAATCCATTATCAGAGAACTTTTTAATTGAATATCGTGGAAATTTTAAAGAAGAAATTGACAAAATTGATTACGCAGTTGGAGATGTAATAAATGAAACATTGGGAGTAGTTGCAATGTTTCCAGTGGATAGAGAGAGATTATTAAGGGATGTTCCTTCTATAATATACATAGATTATAGAATTATGGCAGTTTTGCAAGATATTTCACCAAGTTATGTAGATAATATAAATAATATTAAAATTAATCCGTATTTAAATCTTAATGGAAAAGATGTTACTGTTGGAATTGTTGATACGGGAATAGATTATTTAAATGAAGAATTTATAAATGAAGATAATACATCAAGAATATTAAAAATATGGGATCAGAGTTACGAAGATGAAACAACAGAAAAAATTCCTAATAAGCCATATATAGGAACTGTATATTCTAATGAACAGATAAATGAAGCGATTAAAGCAAAAGAAAATAATGAAGATCCATATAAAATAGTTCCATCAAAAGATGAACGAGATCATGGAACGAAGGTAGCAGGAATAATTGGTGCGCTTGGAAAGACAAATTATTTTCAAGGAATTGCAAATAGATGCAATTTTGTTGTTGTAAAACTTTTTGAATCAACAAATTTTAAAAGAAGTCTTGAGCAAAATCAAGTATACAATGTAGCAGTATATAATATCTCTGAAATAATAGCTGGATTAGAATTTATAAAGCAAGAATTTTTTAAGCTGAAAAGTAAAGCTATGGTTATATATATTGGAGTTGGAGCAACTACTGGAGGACATGATGGTGGAAGCTTAGTATCAAGATATGTAAATTCTTTAGGGATGACAAGAGGATTATGTTTAGTATCTGGAGTTGGAAACGAAGGTGATTCGCAAGGACATGTAGTCGGTTATATAAAATCATCAAAAGATTATTCTGTTGAAGAATTAAAAGTTCCAAGGGAGGTTAAATCACTTAAGATAAATATTTGGCTACAAAAACCAAATAAAGCATCTATTAATATAATTTCTCCTACTGATGAATCATCAAAAATAATTAAGCCTAAAATAAATAAAGTTCAAAATTATAAATTTGTGTTTACTGGAACAGAATTTACAGTATCTTATAGAACACCAGATCATTTTACTGGACATGATGTAATTCAAGTCGATTTTAGAGACTTAAAATCTGGCATATGGAAAATAATGCTTATAGGAGAATATATACTTAATGGGAGATATGATATTTGGCTCCCTCCACACAATGTTTTACCAAAAGATTTAATCTTTTTGTCTTCAACTTCAGAGAGTACAATTACAATACCATCTACAGCAAGTAATGTTATTTCTGTTGGCTATTTTGGAAGTGAAAATACAATAGTATCATCTTCAGGAAAAGGATTTAATACAAATGTAAATACTAATGCTATTGGTATAACACCATATATATCAACTATAGGTGAAAATATTTTAACAACAAAATCTTCAGGACAATTAAGCCTATTATCAGGAGGATCCGCAGCATCAGCAATTATAGCAGGTGCATGTGCACTTCTTTTGCAGTGGGGAATTGTAGAAGGTAATGATCCAACTATGTATTCTAAAAAGATAATTAGTTATTTGATGTACGGAGCTACAAGAAATGATATATATAAATATCCAAATAAAGAAATGGGGTATGGAGAATTTAATTTACTTGGAGTATTTAATATAATTGCAAAACTCTATAGAACAAGGGGTATAGATAGTATAGTTAAATCAAACGTATTAGATAATGAATTGGAGTATGATGAGTATTTTATAAATAATTTATTTATTAGGAGTCCTAAAAGGTTTATTGGAGGTTTTGTATGCAAAAAGAATCTGTAG
- a CDS encoding class I SAM-dependent methyltransferase, with translation MNLSKRLLWIADKIQNETIIDVGTDHGYIPIYLLKKNIIKHAVASDINEGPLKKARINASIEGVSDRIDFKLGSGLEVLEDDEPECALIAGMGANLIRDILENNISKVKKLKTIILQPAQNPEVLREHLYNNCYEILDEDICFDENKYYELFVVRYGKRNGVKLEDIFYEISPFLLKNHKEIMKEYLDKKILHNKKIISYIKDDTISAQERKVLLEKKNEIISDILNNLKKDDNNDGMC, from the coding sequence TTGAATTTAAGTAAAAGATTATTATGGATTGCAGATAAAATACAAAATGAGACTATAATAGATGTTGGAACAGACCATGGATATATTCCTATATATCTTTTAAAGAAAAATATTATAAAGCATGCTGTTGCATCAGATATAAATGAAGGACCACTTAAGAAAGCAAGAATAAATGCTTCTATTGAAGGTGTATCTGATAGAATTGATTTTAAACTTGGATCTGGGCTTGAAGTATTGGAGGATGATGAACCAGAATGTGCTTTGATTGCAGGAATGGGAGCGAATCTTATACGTGATATATTAGAAAATAATATAAGTAAAGTAAAAAAACTAAAGACTATTATCCTTCAACCAGCACAAAATCCAGAAGTATTAAGGGAACATTTATATAATAACTGTTATGAAATATTAGATGAAGATATATGTTTTGATGAAAATAAGTATTATGAACTTTTTGTAGTTAGATATGGGAAAAGAAATGGAGTAAAGCTTGAAGATATTTTTTATGAGATAAGTCCATTTCTTCTTAAAAACCATAAAGAGATTATGAAAGAATATCTTGATAAAAAGATTTTACATAATAAAAAAATAATTTCATATATAAAAGATGATACAATTTCAGCACAGGAAAGAAAAGTTTTATTAGAAAAGAAGAATGAAATAATAAGTGATATATTAAATAATTTAAAGAAGGATGATAATAATGATGGTATGTGTTAA
- a CDS encoding galactose ABC transporter substrate-binding protein, which yields MNISKKFLFILSLIILIESNVTLSYAAQANDVINASVLFYNTDDDYIKSLKENLEKVQEDPNNKMSFEYFNAHDSQTIQNNQLNEVLKKKPDIIFLNIVDITYIDSVIEKIKLKNIPVVVFNRQPKSLTAIQSYGKSVYVGSNNIDVGILQGKIIKKKWDKDKFKIDKNNDNVLQYIMIKGERNNVDTENRSNYVIKFLKESNIKTYELASEYCNWDRETAKKTLKKLIYGYGNSIEAVICNNDEMAIGCVEALQENGYITQTSNNIIVVGIDGLKEAIKLVEENLMTGTVIQDTTEITNAMVAIGKNLVYGNKPLKDTKYKFDSTGVCVLLPYTKYIMN from the coding sequence ATGAATATATCAAAAAAATTTTTATTTATATTATCCCTAATTATATTAATTGAAAGTAACGTAACACTCTCTTATGCTGCGCAAGCAAATGATGTTATTAATGCTAGTGTTTTATTTTATAATACGGATGACGATTATATAAAATCATTAAAAGAAAATCTTGAAAAAGTTCAAGAAGACCCAAATAATAAAATGTCATTTGAATATTTTAATGCACACGACAGTCAAACTATTCAAAATAATCAATTAAATGAAGTTCTTAAAAAAAAGCCAGATATAATTTTTTTAAATATTGTAGACATAACATATATAGATAGCGTTATAGAAAAAATAAAGCTTAAAAATATTCCTGTAGTAGTTTTTAACAGGCAACCAAAATCTCTAACAGCTATTCAATCATATGGAAAATCAGTATATGTTGGCAGTAACAATATAGATGTTGGTATTCTTCAAGGGAAAATAATAAAAAAGAAATGGGACAAAGATAAATTTAAAATAGATAAAAATAATGATAACGTTCTTCAATACATTATGATTAAAGGCGAACGAAATAATGTAGACACAGAAAACAGAAGCAATTATGTAATAAAATTTTTAAAAGAAAGTAATATTAAAACTTATGAGCTTGCATCAGAATATTGCAATTGGGATAGAGAAACTGCAAAAAAGACATTAAAAAAATTAATTTACGGATATGGAAATTCTATTGAAGCTGTAATATGTAATAATGATGAAATGGCTATCGGTTGCGTTGAAGCTCTTCAAGAAAATGGATATATAACTCAAACTTCTAATAACATCATTGTTGTCGGAATAGATGGACTTAAAGAAGCAATTAAACTTGTAGAAGAAAACTTAATGACTGGAACAGTAATACAAGATACTACTGAAATAACAAATGCAATGGTTGCTATAGGTAAAAACTTAGTATATGGAAATAAACCTCTTAAAGATACAAAATATAAATTTGATTCTACAGGAGTATGTGTTCTTTTACCTTATACAAAGTATATAATGAATTAA
- a CDS encoding S8 family peptidase, with protein sequence MAENNKILDKIDAEIGLLSNVPDILLDKILKKMKINSDNEKIEIIIMYRYSAQSIKVLVEELGGNFFDLDFNFAIVNIPITKIFDLAKINEIQYMELPQNLYESKITEETDLRQKEGISAEYNLTGKDVIVGFIDSGIDYMHPAFMDKEGNTRILYIYDLTNNAVYSKSDIDKAIKSDDPSEIVPENDTTGHGTHVAGEACAGGSIPDEYKGISEEAYIIMVKSGRGNWVLASNIMKGLKFLIDKSKEVNMPIVVNISLSTNNGLHNGSSLLEQYISAIANLERVTIVVAAGNEGDAGHYTSGIIKNTQVRSFNISSDENLISINMYKSVLPNASINIIGPGGQKSGFINISQGYYSGNISSDRYSIFISGPKPFNLVSQIQIMLTPIVSDYLVKGTWKIEVKSDGRDTGVFYIWLPVLEGINPKTRFLDPVQTNTLGIPATVENVISVGSYNSLTNTLSTFTGRGRESLDLSLIKPDIVAPGENIIGPLNGGGYGKKTGTSMAAAQVSGICGLFSQWGIVDKNDLYLYGQRLKYYLAIGANRDRANIIYPNVSWGYGAICALSSFRILLDDQLKNIRSISESTNIKYVNFKDIRNYTKKIKKLEIQKEGFFYRFPRYF encoded by the coding sequence GTGGCTGAAAATAATAAGATATTAGATAAGATTGATGCAGAAATTGGTCTACTTAGTAATGTACCTGATATATTATTAGATAAAATATTAAAGAAAATGAAAATTAATTCTGATAATGAAAAAATAGAAATTATTATAATGTATAGATATTCTGCACAGAGCATAAAAGTTTTAGTAGAAGAATTGGGCGGTAATTTTTTTGATTTGGATTTTAATTTTGCAATTGTAAATATACCTATAACAAAAATATTTGATCTTGCAAAAATTAATGAAATTCAGTATATGGAGCTTCCACAGAATTTATATGAGTCAAAAATTACTGAAGAAACAGATTTAAGGCAAAAAGAGGGTATCAGTGCAGAATATAATTTGACAGGAAAAGATGTTATTGTAGGATTTATTGATTCAGGGATAGATTATATGCATCCTGCTTTTATGGATAAGGAAGGAAATACCAGAATATTATATATTTATGATTTGACTAATAATGCAGTTTATTCTAAAAGCGATATAGATAAAGCAATAAAATCAGATGATCCTTCTGAAATTGTACCTGAAAACGATACGACAGGACATGGAACCCATGTTGCAGGTGAAGCATGTGCAGGAGGCAGTATACCAGATGAATATAAAGGTATATCAGAAGAAGCATATATAATAATGGTTAAATCTGGACGTGGAAATTGGGTGCTGGCTTCAAATATAATGAAAGGGCTTAAATTTCTAATAGATAAGAGTAAAGAAGTTAATATGCCAATAGTAGTAAATATAAGTCTAAGTACAAATAATGGTTTGCATAATGGATCAAGTCTCTTAGAACAATATATTAGTGCTATAGCAAATTTAGAGAGAGTTACTATAGTAGTGGCAGCTGGAAATGAAGGAGATGCTGGACATTATACATCAGGAATAATAAAAAATACTCAAGTAAGAAGTTTTAATATTTCAAGTGATGAAAATTTAATATCAATTAATATGTATAAATCTGTACTTCCAAATGCATCGATAAATATAATTGGACCAGGTGGTCAAAAAAGCGGGTTCATAAATATAAGTCAAGGATATTATAGTGGTAATATAAGTAGTGATAGATATAGTATTTTTATATCAGGACCAAAACCATTTAACCTAGTAAGTCAGATTCAAATAATGCTTACTCCAATAGTATCTGATTATTTGGTCAAAGGAACTTGGAAAATAGAAGTTAAATCAGATGGTAGAGACACTGGAGTATTTTATATATGGCTTCCAGTACTGGAAGGAATAAATCCTAAAACAAGATTTTTAGATCCTGTTCAGACAAATACTTTGGGAATACCAGCTACAGTTGAAAATGTAATTTCAGTTGGAAGTTATAATTCCTTAACAAATACATTATCTACGTTTACTGGAAGGGGAAGAGAAAGTTTAGATTTGAGTTTGATAAAACCTGATATAGTAGCTCCAGGTGAGAATATTATTGGACCTCTAAATGGGGGTGGATACGGGAAAAAGACAGGGACTTCTATGGCAGCAGCACAAGTTTCAGGAATTTGTGGTTTATTTTCTCAGTGGGGAATAGTAGATAAAAATGATTTATATTTATATGGTCAAAGACTAAAATATTATTTGGCAATTGGTGCAAATAGAGATAGAGCGAATATCATTTATCCTAATGTATCATGGGGATATGGTGCTATATGTGCATTATCAAGCTTTAGAATTTTATTAGATGATCAGTTAAAAAATATTAGAAGCATCTCGGAATCAACTAATATAAAATATGTTAACTTTAAAGATATAAGAAATTATACAAAAAAAATTAAGAAATTAGAAATACAAAAAGAAGGATTCTTTTACAGATTTCCTCGTTATTTTTGA
- a CDS encoding S8 family peptidase has protein sequence MQKESVDGNIFKNLSYYHYLVQYIGDIKEEFLNHPFFIVTVLDDNFAILSIPKDKIEVLEEDLKSSTIVYLKLPEMYTLEQISPVQASQVEFLQIDLPLNLTGEGVDVAVIDTGIDYLNEELMDLNNNTRINLIWDQTIDSNSNDYDIDIPFGKVFTKNQIQGAIDEYKAGRDPYKVVDSKDIIGHGTEMAGLIGATGKDEQLKGIASKCNFISIKMMEDYSYKASYDINIPVYNVTVIYAALQFLYRYSLKTNKPLVIYMPFGSNLGNHRGKGVLDYYIDFISMNAKIVVVTCTGNERITDCHASGNITEEEKIKVVELDVSPGEKKLWLEIWADAPNIISAEIVSPSGENSGIINSLINVTNTYSFVFEKTIMKVAYHIPEELSGDELIRIQFYDLQPGIWKIRLFGNLVLDGNFNVWISQTGLTKFDTRITPADTYGTIANPGNADFSVTVAGYNQNNNNMVNYSGMAFSKNYINAIDVAAGAVNALTIAPSNKNVIVNGTCVSGCIVSGACAMLFEWGVLKNNDPYMYSKTLKTYLARGVMSRNGDMYPNAHWGYGILNILNMFKNLM, from the coding sequence ATGCAAAAAGAATCTGTAGATGGAAATATATTTAAGAATTTATCTTATTATCATTATCTTGTACAGTACATAGGAGATATTAAAGAAGAGTTTCTTAATCATCCTTTTTTTATTGTTACTGTACTTGATGATAACTTCGCAATTTTATCGATACCGAAAGATAAAATAGAGGTACTTGAAGAGGATTTAAAATCATCAACAATTGTTTATCTAAAATTACCTGAAATGTATACATTAGAACAAATATCTCCAGTTCAAGCGTCTCAGGTAGAGTTTCTTCAAATAGATCTTCCACTAAATTTAACTGGAGAAGGTGTAGATGTTGCAGTTATTGATACTGGAATAGATTATTTAAATGAAGAATTAATGGATTTAAATAATAATACACGAATAAATTTAATATGGGATCAAACTATTGATTCAAATAGTAATGATTATGATATAGATATACCATTTGGAAAGGTATTTACTAAGAATCAGATACAAGGAGCAATTGATGAATATAAGGCAGGAAGAGATCCATATAAGGTAGTAGATAGTAAAGATATTATTGGACATGGAACTGAAATGGCAGGACTTATAGGAGCCACTGGAAAAGATGAACAATTAAAAGGTATTGCGTCAAAGTGTAATTTCATATCAATAAAAATGATGGAGGATTATTCTTATAAAGCTTCATATGATATAAATATACCTGTTTATAATGTAACTGTTATTTATGCTGCATTACAGTTTTTATATAGATATTCATTAAAAACAAATAAACCCTTAGTTATATATATGCCATTTGGATCTAATTTAGGGAACCATAGAGGAAAAGGAGTATTAGATTATTATATAGATTTTATATCAATGAATGCAAAAATTGTTGTTGTAACATGTACTGGAAATGAAAGAATAACAGATTGTCATGCTTCAGGAAATATAACTGAAGAAGAGAAAATTAAAGTGGTTGAATTAGATGTGTCTCCTGGCGAAAAAAAATTATGGCTTGAAATTTGGGCAGATGCACCTAATATAATTTCTGCAGAAATTGTTTCGCCTTCTGGAGAAAATAGTGGAATTATTAACTCATTAATTAATGTTACAAATACGTATTCTTTTGTTTTTGAAAAAACAATAATGAAAGTGGCATATCACATTCCTGAGGAATTATCAGGCGATGAACTTATAAGAATTCAATTTTATGATTTGCAACCTGGAATATGGAAAATAAGATTATTTGGTAATCTAGTTTTAGATGGAAACTTTAATGTATGGATTTCTCAAACAGGTCTCACTAAGTTTGATACGCGTATTACTCCAGCGGATACGTATGGAACAATAGCTAATCCTGGAAATGCTGATTTCTCTGTTACAGTTGCAGGATATAATCAGAATAATAATAATATGGTAAATTATTCTGGAATGGCTTTTAGTAAGAATTATATAAATGCTATTGATGTTGCAGCAGGTGCGGTTAATGCTCTTACTATTGCTCCTTCAAATAAAAATGTTATTGTAAATGGTACATGCGTATCAGGCTGTATAGTTTCTGGAGCATGTGCAATGTTATTTGAATGGGGTGTACTTAAAAATAATGATCCATATATGTATTCAAAAACATTAAAAACATATTTAGCAAGAGGAGTTATGAGTAGAAATGGAGATATGTATCCGAATGCTCATTGGGGATATGGCATTTTAAATATATTAAATATGTTTAAAAATTTAATGTAA
- a CDS encoding Nif3-like dinuclear metal center hexameric protein, which produces MVCVKDIVSEIEKRAPKFLMESYDNVGLDIGSMDKEVKKVLLTLDVTKKVINEAVMKNIDLIVSHHPMFFRKARNINMDSLQGQKVIELIKNNICSYSSHTNLDSAYNGVNDNFVKVLDFDSKKTYIMETNKLENTGIGRIIELNDEITFNEAIDKVKKNMNINHMRVINSGKKIKKIALINGSGQDFFSKALHEGCDLIITGDTTYHFVLDFKELGVSIIDAGHFNTEWKAFLKTMEFLKDEFKDTQFIDSEVNFDPYEFI; this is translated from the coding sequence ATGGTATGTGTTAAGGATATAGTATCAGAAATTGAAAAAAGAGCTCCAAAATTTTTAATGGAGAGTTATGATAATGTAGGACTTGATATTGGAAGTATGGACAAAGAAGTAAAAAAAGTTTTATTAACACTTGATGTTACTAAAAAAGTTATTAATGAAGCTGTTATGAAAAATATTGATCTTATTGTTTCACATCATCCAATGTTTTTTAGAAAAGCTAGAAATATAAATATGGATTCCCTTCAAGGACAAAAGGTAATTGAGCTTATAAAAAATAACATATGTTCATACTCCTCTCATACCAATCTTGACTCGGCATATAATGGCGTAAATGATAATTTTGTAAAGGTATTAGATTTTGATTCTAAAAAAACATATATTATGGAAACAAACAAATTAGAAAATACAGGTATAGGAAGAATAATAGAACTTAATGATGAAATAACATTTAATGAAGCTATAGATAAAGTTAAAAAGAATATGAATATAAATCATATGAGAGTAATAAATTCAGGCAAAAAAATAAAAAAAATAGCATTAATAAATGGAAGTGGTCAAGATTTTTTTAGTAAGGCTTTACATGAAGGCTGTGATCTTATTATAACTGGAGATACAACATATCACTTCGTATTGGATTTTAAAGAACTTGGAGTAAGTATAATTGATGCAGGTCATTTTAATACAGAATGGAAAGCATTTTTAAAGACAATGGAATTTTTAAAGGACGAATTTAAAGATACTCAATTTATAGATTCTGAAGTGAATTTTGATCCATATGAATTTATTTAA